Proteins encoded by one window of Panicum virgatum strain AP13 chromosome 7N, P.virgatum_v5, whole genome shotgun sequence:
- the LOC120682220 gene encoding zinc finger CCCH domain-containing protein 27-like, with protein MLEETSSPALDADRIEAPSPKEENNSTNSEAATDTEDIEISDDDDGDRNHKHRRREARPQSDENTEEQHPGISLKKRGRVSGNGQPFGGAGSQGEAQKDFVPKFKRRPGTGAHSRAPRVSQSFRSDLSASGAARPPMARGRGRNGAPWTQHDPRFNNLDMMDFASQMASQGPPAHPSLFMGAALPSGPYGFMPGMPHGILDPIHPLGMQGPIQPTVSPLIDLGMPRQRCRDFEERGFCLRGDMCPMEHGVNRIVVDDMQSLSQFNLPVSVPNAQGLRIQNEGGTGSVNLSSLGGSKIVPAKDVKSGVASDAVKPNGSTTAVVADADVYDPDQPLWNNEHPEASCAGFVHNDAGMWNPESSGYEMGQEHSTQSLKSSVWGRIASKRKSGGSNTAKITPPSTTGNEKGDYDDMAPSTAQVKSTAAKDTNGQSNSRIYADVGRQSNRAAQKASRTLYVHGIPHESNRWEALLSHFQKFGQVIDIYIPSNSEKAFVQFSKREEAEAALKAPDAVMGNRFIRLWWANRDRIPDEVEGRIPAKSSQLSTTLANSAPQPSYPSRVKENIQSTTPRPSSGSSAEPLSSGTGSKMLSASSIKPIPHAPKRNESLELLEELRKKQEILAQKRDEFRRQLEKLAKQKGSANSVKHAEASGIEVASNDASKVKDARSISARAEGSQEVSGSMEKKSSGELASCSQKSAAISTQKSAVVAKQTTLLAPSQNRFKLDNRTTSFRILPPLPSDIANESILADHFSSFGELSSVVLEDTEAHNLDATLKPSLSCSACVTYTTRQSAEKAFIGGKSCKGHTLRFMWLTASPGSNNHSRPQNTSIPVRASSISGHTQSMSSEPPCPVGKISSTATSYTAAIPHNKSTLTAKSANISPVGISKASGSSSSLSSNDECPPQHGSTRNVISDSALPQ; from the exons ATGCTTGAAGAGACATCATCTCCAGCATTGGATGCTGACAGGATAGAAGCTCCTTCGCCAAAGGAAGAAAATAATTCGACAAATTCTGAAGCTGCTACAGATACTGAAGACATTGAAATCAGTGATGACGATGACGGTGACCGCAATCACAAGCATCGAAGACGGGAGGCTAGGCCACAATCTGATGAGAATACAGAGGAACAACATCCAGGGATATCTCTCAAAAAAAGGGGCAGGGTTTCTGGTAATGGGCAACCTTTTGGCGGAGCTGGTTCTCAAGGCGAAGCACAGAAGGATTTTGTGCCAAAATTCAAGAGGCGTCCTGGAACAGGAGCTCACAGTCGAGCGCCTAGAGTGAGCCAATCCTTCCGATCCGATTTATCAGCTTCTGGTGCTGCTCGCCCTCCTATGGCACGAGGAAGAGGACGAAATGGTGCACCCTGGACTCAGCATGATCCCAGATTCAACAACCTTGATATGATGGATTTTGCATCCCAGATGGCTTCACAAGGACCCCCCGCGCACCCTAGCTTATTTATGGGCGCTGCATTGCCAAGTGGTCCATATGGATTTATGCCTGGAATGCCTCATGGGATTTTGGATCCAATCCACCCACTTGGAATGCAAGGTCCTATTCAGCCTACAGTATCTCCTTTGATTGATCTTGGCATGCCTCGTCAACGCTGTAGAGACTTTGAGGAACGTGGATTTTGCCTGAGAGGGGATATGTGCCCCATGGAGCATGGTGTAAATAGAATTGTTGTTGATGATATGCAG AGTCTTTCGCAGTTCAATCTCCCAGTATCAGTTCCAAATGCTCAAGGACTCAGAATCCAAAATGAGGGAGGAACTGGTTCTGTTAACTTATCGAGTCTTGGAGGCAGTAAAATTGTTCCCGCAAAAGATGTCAAATCTGGTGTGGCAAGTGATGCAGTAAAACCAAATGGAAGCACCACTGCAGTTGTTGCTGATGCTGATGTATATGATCCTGATCAGCCTCTATGGAACAATGAACACCCAGAAGCATCGTGTGCTGGTTTTGTACATAACGATGCTGGAATGTGGAATCCTGAATCCTCAGGCTATGAAATGGGGCAGGAGCATTCAACACAGAGTTTGAAGTCTTCTGTTTGGGGCAGGATAGCATCAAAGAGAAAATCAGGGGGCAGTAACACAGCTAAAATTACACCACCAAGTACTACTGGAAACGAAAAAGGTGATTATGATGACATGGCTCCCAGCACAGCCCAAGTAAAGTCCACTGCTGCTAAGGATACTAATGGTCAATCCAATTCGAGAATATATGCAGATGTGGGCCGGCAAAGTAATCGAGCTGCTCAGAAAGCATCCCGTACACTTTATGTACATGGAATTCCCCATGAAAGCAACAGATGGGAGGCCCTTCTCTCGCATTTTCAGAAGTTTGGTCAAGTAATAGATATTTATATTCCATCTAACAGTGAAAAAGCTTTTGTCCAGTTCTCGAAAAGAGAAGAAGCTGAAGCTGCCCTTAAAGCTCCGGATGCTGTTATGGGCAACCGCTTTATAAGGCTATGGTGGGCCAATAGAGATAGGATTCCTGATGAGGTAGAGGGTAGGATCCCTGCAAAGTCTTCCCAATTGTCTACTACGCTGGCCAATTCTGCCCCTCAGCCATCTTATCCCAGCAGAGTCAAGGAAAATATTCAATCTACAACTCCAAGGCCTAGTTCTGGATCTTCTGCTGAACCGTTGAGTTCTGGTACAGGTTCTAAAATGCTGTCAGCAAGCAGTATAAAACCAATACCTCATGCTCCCAAAAGGAATGAAAGTCTAGAACTATTGGAAGAACTTCGCAAAAAACAGGAGATCTTAGCTCAGAAGCGTGATGAGTTCCGCCGCCAGTTAGAGAAACTTGCAAAACAA AAAGGTTCAGCTAATTCGGTTAAGCATGCAGAGGCCAGCGGAATAGAAGTTGCTTCTAATGATGCATCAAAAGTAAAGGATGCAAGGTCCATCAGCGCGAGGGCTGAAGGGTCACAGGAGGTTTCTGGTTCAATGGAAAAGAAAAGTTCTGGAGAGTTGGCTTCATGCTCTCAAAAATCTGCTGCGATATCCACACAGAAATCAGCAGTGGTTGCGAAGCAGACTACTCTGTTAGCACCTTCACAGAATAGGTTTAAGCTTGACAATCGAACCACATCATTCAGAATTCTTCCACCTTTGCCTTCTGATATTGCAAAT GAATCCATCTTGGCAGACCATTTCTCATCATTTGGGGAGCTTTCATCTGTTGTTCTGGAAGATACCGAAGCCCATAACCTTGATGCAACTTTAAAACCGTCTCTGAGTTGTTCAGCCTGTGTGACTTACACAACACGGCAATCAGCTGAGAAAGCATTTATTGGTGGTAAATCTTGTAAAGGGCATACACTACGATTTATGTGGTTAACAGCATCTCCTGGCTCAAATAACCATTCTAGACCTCAGAATACTTCGATTCCTGTCAGGGCCTCCAGTATTTCTGGCCATACGCAAAGCATGTCTTCTGAGCCCCCTTGCCCCGTTGGGAAAATCTCATCTACTGCCACATCTTATACGGCAGCCATTcctcataataaatcaaccttAACTGCCAAAAGTGCAAATATTTCTCCAGTTGGAATTTCCAAAGCTTCAGGTTCTAGTTCCTCTCTATCGTCAAATGATGAGTGTCCTCCTCAACATGGATCAACAAGGAATGTTATCTCAGATTCTGCGCTTCCACAATGA
- the LOC120682221 gene encoding dihydrolipoyllysine-residue succinyltransferase component of 2-oxoglutarate dehydrogenase complex 1, mitochondrial-like isoform X2, whose protein sequence is MASRVASGLLRRRAGATLGLLRSYTHVRNYSSQLSALIPATSQCSKLTRRYYMPNASPYQVWSRSFASDNGDKVEAVVPFMGESVTDGTLANFLKKPGERVEADEAIAQIETDKVTIDVASPEAGVIEKFIASEGDTVTPGTKIAIISKSAQPAETHVAPSEESTPKEPSPPKVEEKPKVETAPKVEPPKTQAPKPTAPSKTSPSEPQLPPKERERRVPMPRLRKRIANRLKDSQNTFAMLTTFNEVDMTNLMKLRSDYKDEFVTKHGVKLGLMSCFVKAAVSALQNQPIVNAVIDGDDIIYRDYVDVSVAVGTSKGLVVPVIRDADTMNFADIEKGINNLAKKANEGALSIDDMAGGTFTISNGGVYGSLISTPIINPPQSAILGMHSIVQRPVVVNGDILARPMMYLALTYDHRLIDGREAVFFLRRIKDVVEDPRRLLLDI, encoded by the exons ATGGCGTCCCGCGTCGCCTcgggcctcctccgccgccgcgccggcgcg ACACTAGGCCTCTTAAGGAGTTATACACATGTCAGAAACTACAGCAGCCAACTTTCAG CTTTGATTCCAGCTACGTCCCAGTGCTCGAAGCTGACAAG ACGTTATTACATGCCGAATGCCTCTCCGTACCAAGTATGGAGTCGGTCATTTGCTTCAGACAATG GAGACAAGGTTGAGGCTGTTGTGCCCTTCATGGGTGAATCTGTAACTGATGGAACCCTTGCTAACTTTTTGAAGA AACCCGGTGAGAGAGTCGAAGCTGATGAGGCTATAGCACAGATCGAAACTGATAAG GTTACTATAGATGTTGCTAGTCCTGAAGCTGGTGTTATTGAAAAG TTCATTGCTAGTGAAGGTGATACAGTTACTCCAGGCACCAAAATTGCAATCATATCAAAGTCTGCTCAACCTGCTGAAACACATGTTGCTCCATCCGAGGAATCAACTCCAAAAGAACCCTCTCCGCCAAAAGTTGAAGAGAAACCAAAAGTAGAGACAGCACCAAAGGTAGAACCTCCGAAGACACAAGCACCTAAGCCTACTGCACCATCAAAAACGTCCCCTTCAGAACCACAGCTCCCTCCAAAAGAACGTGAACGGCGG GTGCCGATGCCAAGGCTCAGGAAGCGTATTGCAAACCGTTTGAAGGATTCTCAGAACACCTTTGCAATGCTGACAACATTTAATGAAGTTGACAT GACAAATTTGATGAAGCTTCGTTCTGATTATAAAGATGAATTCGTCACAAAGCATGGTGTCAAATTGGGTCTTATGTCTTGCTTTGTCAAG GCTGCTGTCTCTGCACTTCAAAACCAACCCATCGTCAATGCTGTCATTGATGGTGATGACATCATATACAGAGACTATGTTGATGTCAGTGTTGCTGTCGGCACTTCCAAG ggTCTTGTGGTGCCTGTTATCCGAGATGCGGATACCATGAACTTTGCTGACATTGAGAAAGGGATAAACAACCTTGCAAAGAAGGCAAATGAGGGGGCACTGTCAATTGATGACATGGCAGGAGGAACATTCACCATCTCCAATGGTGGTGTCTATGGAAGCCTTATCAGCACACCTATCATCAACCCCCCACAG TCAGCGATTCTTGGGATGCATTCCATTGTGCAACGCCCTGTGGTTGTGAACGGCGACATCCTCGCAAGGCCGATGATGTACCTCGCCCTGACATATGACCACAGGCTGATCGATGGCAGAGAGGCCGTCTTCTTCCTGCGCCGCATCAAGGATGTGGTCGAAGACCCCAGGAGGTTGCTGCTTGACATTTAA
- the LOC120683555 gene encoding probable carbohydrate esterase At4g34215 encodes MRIFVLSGQSNMAGRGGVHRRRWDGVVPPEGAPDPSIQRLSAALDWEEARESLHADIDTAETCGVGPGMVFARAVLPCLQEGTSGEGARAGIGLGLVPCAVGGTAIREWARGERLYEQMVCRARVAARYGEIEAVLWYQGESDAESDAAAAAYRGNIEGLITNVRADLGIPQLPFIQVALASGDKRNIEKVRSAQFSVNLPNIVTVDAMGLALNEDNLHLTTESQVKLGNMLAEAYIKNFLTTTC; translated from the exons ATGCGTATCTTCGTGCTCTCCGGCCAGAGCAAcatggccggccgcggcggcgtgcaccGCCGGCGCTGGGACGGCGTGGTGCCGCCGGAGGGCGCGCCGGACCCGTCCATCCAGCGCCTCTCCGCGGCGCTGGACTGGGAGGAGGCCCGGGAGTCGCTCCACGCCGACATCGACACCGCCGAGACCTGCGGCGTCGGGCCCGGGATGGTCTTCGCCCGCGCCGTGCTCCCGTGCCTGCAGGAGGGCACCTCCGGCGAGGGGGCCCGGGCCGGGATCGGGCTCGGGCTCGTGCCGTGCGCCGTCGGCGGGACGGCCATCCGGGAGTGGGCTCGCGGGGAGCGCCTGTACGAGCAGATGGTGTGCCGGGCGCGCGTCGCGGCCCGGTACGGCGAGATCGAGGCCGTGCTGTGGTACCAGGGGGAGAGCGACGCCGAGTCCgacgccgcagcggcggcgtacCGCGGGAACATTGAGGGGCTCATCACCAATGTCAGGGCGGATCTTGGGATTCCGCAGTTGCCTTTTATTCAG GTTGCTCTTGCATCCGGCGATAAAAGGAACATTGAGAAAGTGAGAAGCGCTCAATTTAGCGTTAACCTACCCAATATTGTAACTGTTGATGCAATGGGTCTTGCGTTGAACGAAGATAACTTGCATCTTACCACTGAGTCACAAGTAAAGCTTGGTAACATGCTTGCAGAAGCCTACATCAAGAACTTCTTAACAACGACTTGTTAG
- the LOC120682221 gene encoding dihydrolipoyllysine-residue succinyltransferase component of 2-oxoglutarate dehydrogenase complex 1, mitochondrial-like isoform X1: MASRVASGLLRRRAGATLGLLRSYTHVRNYSSQLSALIPATSQCSKLTRRRYYMPNASPYQVWSRSFASDNGDKVEAVVPFMGESVTDGTLANFLKKPGERVEADEAIAQIETDKVTIDVASPEAGVIEKFIASEGDTVTPGTKIAIISKSAQPAETHVAPSEESTPKEPSPPKVEEKPKVETAPKVEPPKTQAPKPTAPSKTSPSEPQLPPKERERRVPMPRLRKRIANRLKDSQNTFAMLTTFNEVDMTNLMKLRSDYKDEFVTKHGVKLGLMSCFVKAAVSALQNQPIVNAVIDGDDIIYRDYVDVSVAVGTSKGLVVPVIRDADTMNFADIEKGINNLAKKANEGALSIDDMAGGTFTISNGGVYGSLISTPIINPPQSAILGMHSIVQRPVVVNGDILARPMMYLALTYDHRLIDGREAVFFLRRIKDVVEDPRRLLLDI; this comes from the exons ATGGCGTCCCGCGTCGCCTcgggcctcctccgccgccgcgccggcgcg ACACTAGGCCTCTTAAGGAGTTATACACATGTCAGAAACTACAGCAGCCAACTTTCAG CTTTGATTCCAGCTACGTCCCAGTGCTCGAAGCTGACAAG AAGACGTTATTACATGCCGAATGCCTCTCCGTACCAAGTATGGAGTCGGTCATTTGCTTCAGACAATG GAGACAAGGTTGAGGCTGTTGTGCCCTTCATGGGTGAATCTGTAACTGATGGAACCCTTGCTAACTTTTTGAAGA AACCCGGTGAGAGAGTCGAAGCTGATGAGGCTATAGCACAGATCGAAACTGATAAG GTTACTATAGATGTTGCTAGTCCTGAAGCTGGTGTTATTGAAAAG TTCATTGCTAGTGAAGGTGATACAGTTACTCCAGGCACCAAAATTGCAATCATATCAAAGTCTGCTCAACCTGCTGAAACACATGTTGCTCCATCCGAGGAATCAACTCCAAAAGAACCCTCTCCGCCAAAAGTTGAAGAGAAACCAAAAGTAGAGACAGCACCAAAGGTAGAACCTCCGAAGACACAAGCACCTAAGCCTACTGCACCATCAAAAACGTCCCCTTCAGAACCACAGCTCCCTCCAAAAGAACGTGAACGGCGG GTGCCGATGCCAAGGCTCAGGAAGCGTATTGCAAACCGTTTGAAGGATTCTCAGAACACCTTTGCAATGCTGACAACATTTAATGAAGTTGACAT GACAAATTTGATGAAGCTTCGTTCTGATTATAAAGATGAATTCGTCACAAAGCATGGTGTCAAATTGGGTCTTATGTCTTGCTTTGTCAAG GCTGCTGTCTCTGCACTTCAAAACCAACCCATCGTCAATGCTGTCATTGATGGTGATGACATCATATACAGAGACTATGTTGATGTCAGTGTTGCTGTCGGCACTTCCAAG ggTCTTGTGGTGCCTGTTATCCGAGATGCGGATACCATGAACTTTGCTGACATTGAGAAAGGGATAAACAACCTTGCAAAGAAGGCAAATGAGGGGGCACTGTCAATTGATGACATGGCAGGAGGAACATTCACCATCTCCAATGGTGGTGTCTATGGAAGCCTTATCAGCACACCTATCATCAACCCCCCACAG TCAGCGATTCTTGGGATGCATTCCATTGTGCAACGCCCTGTGGTTGTGAACGGCGACATCCTCGCAAGGCCGATGATGTACCTCGCCCTGACATATGACCACAGGCTGATCGATGGCAGAGAGGCCGTCTTCTTCCTGCGCCGCATCAAGGATGTGGTCGAAGACCCCAGGAGGTTGCTGCTTGACATTTAA